The Epinephelus moara isolate mb unplaced genomic scaffold, YSFRI_EMoa_1.0 scaffold911, whole genome shotgun sequence genome contains a region encoding:
- the LOC126387574 gene encoding melanoma receptor tyrosine-protein kinase-like, with product MICCMKSKQTFSSSVLLTKCASSAASVSSCQNGHPVRENSIALRYITDPTHNALDKEDFTSHEYMNQSLSETSCSSKLSEVLNPNYEDLSLGWGAASHPSLWEDPKPFTRVPEGPEYLNTAQNSLPLTNSDSLNNPDYQADFPPQATPPITSPTTLTGNGLFLPAAENLEYLGLGAALHTPVR from the exons atgatctGTTGCATGAAAAGTAAACAAACTTTTTCTTCAAGTGTTCTGTTGACAAAATGTGCGTCCTCTGCTGCCTCTGTTTCTTCATGTCAGAACGGTCATCCAGTCAGAGAGAACAGTATCGCTCTGCGTTACATCACCGATCCAACTCACAATGCACTGGATAAGGAAGACTTCACCAGCCATG agTACATGAACCAGAGTTTAAGTGAAACCAGCTGTAGCAGCAAGCTGTCGGAGGTTTTGAATCCCAACTACGAGGACCTGAGCCTGGGCTGGGGTGCCGCCTCGCACCCCTCCCTGTGGGAGGATCCGAAGCCTTTCACCCGAGTTCCTGAGGGACCCGAATACCTGAACACTGCCCAAAACTCGCTCCCCCTGACTAACAGCGACAGCCTCAACAACCCGGACTACCAGGCCGACTTCCCACCACAGGCAACGCCCCCCATCACCAGCCCCACCACTTTAACTGGGAACGGTCTTTTCCTGCCGGCAGCAGAGAACCTCGAGTACCTGGGTCTGGGTGCTGCACTGCACACCCCTGTCCGCTAG